The following DNA comes from Mugil cephalus isolate CIBA_MC_2020 chromosome 6, CIBA_Mcephalus_1.1, whole genome shotgun sequence.
aatttgaacataaaataataatttttgctttgtaaaaatatggtttgtattttaaattttttatagacgtatttgttattgttattatctttTCCAATTGAGAGGTCTCACCAGGACCAGCATTGCTAATGGTGTTAGCACATTCATTATTAATACGGCTGGGTATCACTGAATCATTTCCATTCCAATTCATAAGGTCCTCATTCAGTTCGCTACCAGAGGTTTGTGCCATTTCTACAATACTTTACGTCTAGTTGGCACATCTTACGTAAGGCATTGCTTTCACCAAGTTCgtcaaactttttaaaactagGCAGCTTTTAGAGGCTCTCTGCGTTGATGTATCTGTCACGATTTGGATTTCCTTCGCATGTTAGAAATctctggctttttatttatttttttaagttaagcCCAGTCCTAAATGTTAATCTCTAATCAATcagttataaaattataaaaagcGTTGCTACAGTGCATGCTGAGGGGTTTGAATACTGGTGGAAATTCTTCATCAAGCTTTTAATAACCAGACAGATTTGAGATCGACACATTAAGTGAATATATGGGAAgcaggaagaaacaaagaagtGTTGTCATCTAACAGCAAGCCAAGTACAAGGTTTGAACAACTACCATCATATAAGGTGgcagggtctttttttttttttttccaagcttTGGTTATCATGCTAATCCCCTCAATAGCTCAAAGCTACGGCTGTCAAATTGTGACGTGACTCTTGACCTGTCTCCGCCATACTCAGTAGTTTGTTTGCTACTCTGAATTGAATTTGGCTGAGCAAACCCTTTCCTGGTTATACAGGTTTGTCTAGCAATGCAGTGCAGAAGCTCAAGGCAATATATTGGCTATAAGCTACACATTTCTATTGATATTTCAATAGTGAAGGTTGATAACATGCAGGATAATCCCCTTATCTGCGGGTGTATTCCATAACAGCGCAGACGTACTTAGCTCTCAGATAGCGTGATAGTGTCATCTGCTTTATCAAAGCTGAACTGGGGAAACATTGAACAATTTCATTCTTTTGTGACGCAAAGTTGACGTTGGCCACAGTGAGCACAGTTGTGTGGTAGCGGAAGCAGTGTTTTTCTTGGCTAAGTGTGTCCTTAACGTCAGTTAAAGTGGCAGTTGTTCAAGTGCTCAGGTTAGATGAGACACTGGTCAAATCACGGCACTAAAGATGAAAGTTGGCGTCCTGAAACTTTGAAGATTTGACTTGTGCATGTATAAATGTTTTCTATTCCACTGACCACTGAAAGTACaatcttctttttcattttaataggGAACCGGGGCATATTCCAATATGTGTCCTTATGAAGTACTGTTCAAATTCAAAATACGCACCTGGCCAGCTACGGTTCAAATAGCCCATTTTATTAAAGATGAAATTGCAGGTAACTTACATGGACTTGGGGCGGTCAGGTCTGACACAGTGCATTTCGCTGGCATCATCAAATATGCAGCCATTCCAAATTACTGAATGATCGTCTTCCATAGTCTGTGCTTCCGAACTCCCAAAGCACCAAATACACAAGTAGCCTCCCTCCTAGTCTTGTTTGCCTAAAATAACTTTCTGGGGGTGTTGCCAAAACACCAAGGTGCAAAAcctgcctcctcctgcctccttgTGTGAATGATGATTGATTTAACTTTGTGTGTCACATTAGGCCTGGTGGCTAGATGTGTGTCACCTATGCAAAAGAATGActacaaatacacaacaataatTTCATCAGTGATTGCTTTGCCTGTGTACTCGCTGTCTTTCAGCAATTTCTTTAATTGCTAACCTTGCTTTCTCATGCATTTGCCTTCTTCATGTCCAGAATTCAAGCCATTGACACCAGTGCTAGCGGTGGACTGGAGGGATTCAAGGCTCATGCGGTGTTCCAGGAAATCAACAAGAAGCTTCAAGAGGTGATTTCCGGGACTGTTGTTTCATATAGACTTCCTTTATATATTAGTATATCCAGTCATACACACTGTTTATCTGCACAGGATTTTGGCCTCACGGGGGAACATCTGGATAAGTTTCCAGtcatttcagtcataatttggAGCTTATGTTGACTCAATCAGATAAATTGTTTCCCAAAACTCCTGATTAAGCAGTTACCTTTGCGTGACCTCAATCATACACGATTCACTAATGACCAAATGGCAACGAGGGGCTGCCTGGCAACCCAGTGGCATAGTTTAGTGTAATATCTCAGAAAACTGATTAGACAAACAGACTTAAAATTTCTGTGGAGCTTATCTTCATCTTATCAGAGAGAATCTGTTGAAGTGgattttttctgtgtctctttcaaTCCCAGCTTTCTGTAGATGTCAGGTGATATTCCAAACCAGTGCATGTGTCTTACCATTGTTATTTGATCTATATTTAGCTGTCAAGTGAGTTACGTTAACACGAGTATGTTTACAATGCCAAAGGAGAAAGTGAGGAAGTTTGTGGAAGAGTGCTAGCAGTCTTTCattccttcctgtgtttctaCCAAAGTGGCTCATGTACACAGTTTAAACTCAACAAATggattaaatatatttagaatCTGTGTCCCATCACATATTGGCAGGATACAAAGCAGGAGCCCTCTAAGGAAAAGCTCCCTATTGCCTCTAGTGGTCATAAATTCCAAAAGGTTTATATTCTGTTATGAAACAGTTTGCATGCAATTCTTGTGAACATTTCACATGGCTTTTAACTGTTACTTTTTAATATGAACACATCCCAAAATAAAGCCATTTCCATATAGTTTGGCATGGAAGGAAGAATTAAAACGAGTAATCCATTAAAGCCATTGGTGTTGATCTCACAGGAGTTAAAGGACAGGTGCTAGAAATAAGCTGTGAAATCGATGTGGGACTTCATCTGTGTAGTAAATCTTCCTCTTATATTCGGCTCTGGAGATAACGAACTTGAAGAAATGTGCAATGATTCATTCACATTCAACacaaatgaacaataataattttaaagaaTGTGACGACATAAATCATCAAAAAATGTGTCAACTTAAAGAGAAATTTTAGTTactgcacaaaataaatgaaaacttcCTCTTGCTTGACTGTATGCgatatttgtttttgaaggaTGGGGAGCAGTTTGTAAAAAAGATTGGAGGAGTGTTTGCCTTCAAAGTTAAGGATGGCCCAAATGGACAGGAAGCTACTTGGTTTGTGGATGTAAAGAACGGCAAAGGCAGTGTTCACAACGACACAGGTGAGAAAAACCGAGGGCCTGAGTGACAGTGTGAGGGTTGTATCTCCGTAAATGAGCAAGGCTGACCATTGAATGTGACTGTGACTATCTAGTTTTACCTTATTAGACTTCAGTATCCTCACCCTGTGAAGCAGTATCCATATTTTAATTACGCTTGTCGTCCGTCTTTTGGCCCCACAGCTAAGAAAGCAGATTGCACCATTTCCATGTCGGACACAGACTTGTTGGCCTTGATGACGGGCAAGATGAACCCCCAAACTGTGAGTATTGAACTGCGGTGCAAGTTGTAAGCGAAACTGCAACCTTAGCTGCTCCATCCTGTCTCTATTAAATGTCAGGTTCCCAGTGATCTACAgcactaaaaaagaaaacaaaaaaaaactttttttactgttttgtttttctgctgtcgAGAAATGCAGCAGCGTTTCACCTGCTGAAAATCATTTTGAGAACAGAGAACAATTGAAAACAGACATCAAGTGAAGCTAGTTACTTTGAAAGACGCCTGGAAAAACCACGGAAGATGCTATTTAGTCCGTCAGTGGATTGTCCTTGCAACAAAGAGTTAGAGCCAGAATTTTATCGTCTCTGAAGAAATGGAACTCCATATTAAATAAGCttttgtaaaaattaaaatgtaggaCTGTTTAATTgatgtgtggggggaaaaaaagctctCTACTTTTGTGTCACTGATAGTTTTGATGTGAAATTCAAATGGAAAAGCAATTAAGTCTCCTGAGACCCAGACATTGAACACTAGTAGTAgtttgaaaacatttattaCTTCTCCCCACCTTACCTGTGTGTCCTGTCCATAGGTTTAGCTAATAAGTTGGAACCGTTATGTGTGTCAGGACTAGGGATGGACATCGATAACcgtttcttttaaagaaccggttccagctggttcaattcatcgatatcattagccttcgtgcttatcgattccccttgTTGATGGTTTTCATGTCGAATCTTAACATCCCAGTCCAGacggtggcggtaatgcacctaaaagttgtttgcccgCCGCCATAAaccgaaagaagaagaatctttacatcAAAggacgtcattcacatcacgtgactCTCATATGACAACAAGGTAGACGTGATGAATGAACTGGACGGTAACATTGCAACGTGCAACTTATGCGGCACTGTAATTCCAAGCAAGAGCGGCAGCACCACATATGTTCGACAATATCTGGTCAACGAGTGTAGATATCAACAGGTCTCAACGGAGTATTTCTAGTGAGGATCCATTGACCAATTACCTACTCGTTTGCTTACACAAGCTATTATCTCTTGGTTAGAAACTTAATAAAATTGCTGCTGTTCACACAAAATCATGAATGCCTACGTTTTCTAGATCAAAAATTCAGAGGAGGAATTGATGAGGGAATCGGTAAAGAATGGGGTGCCCATCCCTAGTCAGGACATATGTTGAAGACATCAAGACAAAATGTTGGACTGTCTGTACAAACATTGAGtaaaaagatttattattatatgactATAAAACATCGGACTCTGCTGAAGTTTgattcaattatttaaaaaaaagagcctgGATTGGCCACAAATTCCAcaaattattctttttaaaaactcCATTCATTATCACATAATATGTGTCGTTTAAACCATAATAACTAAAAACATACCCTTGAATGTTTGAATGCTAGAtaagatatacagtatacacagacaaacagtttAAATGGCTGTCAATGGTCATCCGTAAAATGAAGCTTTTACAATAACAAGCATAGCCTCCTGACCTCAAAACTACTGAGATATTGTTAATGCGGAGGCCTTTTTCCAAGAACAAATGGCAGCATCACCAACTGAGGGGAAAAATAGGCAATTATGCGCAATTATCACCAAATACTAGCAAGAATGGCTGTTGGGTGACGCAAAAGATGGCAATGCACAATATGAAGACCTAAGGGAACAGCATTTTTCAAACCATCTCGGTAGCCTGGAAGCTAAATGGACCTCCCTGACAACAAAAGTAGGTCTGGAGTCGCTCCGGTGGGAATTAATTATGATCCAGCAAAGGTCTGCCAGGCCAGTCAAATCATTTGGACGACCTTAAGTGAGGATGAACAGAAGAGTAACGGCAACGTAGACAATACACGTCATCTAAAGGACCATGAAGTCGTATTTGTCACACGATCGCTTGTGTCTTCTTTAAAGGTCGTTACCTTAGAAATCCTGCTAGGACATGCAATGAGCAGCAATCCGCTGCAATCCCTCAAAATATATCCTAGATATAGTATATTGATGCAGTATATTAAGTCTTTTCTTAAGATTAGATGTATTTTTGACCTTTTACAATGCTGAATGGGTATAAATATCTCTTTGATGCAAAGCTTGCACGCTCGACTTCTTCAAATTTGTGATGCTTTGTGCATAAGAAGGGAATGGTGTCACACGCCCAAGTTCTTTGTACTGAAAGAGCGATAACATGTCTCCACCACTGGTGTGTAAAGGTTACTCACACCAGGAGGAAGACATTTTGCCTCTCATCCAAGAAGCAgtcttaaccctttaacatcCCTCTGGATCATGtgtgggacagcagtagctttttgaaccaatcagagctctgtacacgagttgtgtttgagtaaatgctgcatgcaacatgtctgatttcactgataaaagtcattataggattcaaccaacacattttttcaaaacaacaacaacaaaaaaaaaaaaacaggcaaacccaacaacttcttactTTTCAACCGTGTGCCAACGTTGATCACTCAAGAACAACACCACTTAATGAATTTTATGATGGAagcttcagagtcttggctttcaaaagagactaagaccatgcatgagctccgAGCTGCCAttgtcctgtgtttgtgtcaagttggagtgttttcctgctttgaCGTTCCTAAATCTGGACAATGTTGAGTTAGAAAGGGAAAAAGGGATCATCTACCAGCAATCATATCTCCGCTCACTCACAAATGTGGCATGCAGTTTCCTGGCATTTCATAAGCCGTTGTTGACGTTGCCCCACTTTTCCCTTGGTTGAGTTAATCTCTCATGGTGACTCTTAAAACCAGCACTATGTTAGTTCTCTAAACCATCAAGAATGAAAGTGTTTCATATTCCAAACTGTCTGGATGACTTTCTCGCCCGCTCTTTACTCTTTCAGGCATTTTTCCAGGGCAAGCTGAAGATCACGGGGAACATGGGACTGGCCATGAAGCTTCAAAGCCTGCAGCTGCAACCGGGCAAAGCCAAGCTGTAGAAGACAAGACGTGGACCCGCAGTCAACTAACTACACCTCAGAACACTGAATAGAGTAAAATCATGAAGAActggttttggaaaaaaaaaaattattaattctCTCTTGCAGTCTGAACAACTTTTCCTTCTAGTGACCTCACTAACCAACCAAGGGATTAGTCAGCAGCTCTGCCATTATAACTGGAGAATAAAATGGATGGACAGataattcattctttcattaaGTCCCCATCTGCAGGCCCTCTCTTGATGAGACTCTCAGTGTGTCAGAATAAAGGCAGGCACTCTGCTTTGTGATACTAATTCAGTTCGTGTCAAGTTTTTAAATAACCTTTCATGCTAATAAAAATCTTTGAGTGTATTATATCTGGAGCTGTTGAGTTTAGAGCAGATTGATGTCCTTTTTACACAATCATGGACATGACAGTCTAAGTGCCTCCTCGTCTCatgataagatttttttttagccagtAACGTAACGTAGAAAGATTTTTCACTGCTGCTCTATCCTTACTGTATGAATCCCTTAAAGAATaagactaaataaatatatctttgCTGGGTAGTATTGACTACTttagtgttttgtcttttttggcgGGGGAGTTCAGAGAACCTTTGGGAGCTaccaaaagaaatatttttaaaacctgggaatttgtttaatttacacCAAAGACTCATGacaagatgaaagaaaaaaaaaaaaaaaaaaatccagagtgCTTGCAAGATATTGTATTCTGCAACATTCATAAATCTGCAACTGGGCTATTGTGTCGTTTCCATAGCAACGGCTTCATCAGCTTTCTGCCGCATAGCCCCATGCTGGCTTCTAAGGGACAGGAGTGGTTCTGTAACAATTCACCAATGTGGTGTTTTCTGTGGCACTTCCTCAGAGCTCCTTTCTGCTCTTGAAAGCATTCCTGACTCCAGGGGATACAACACTGATGCTGTTGTTCTAAATCCATGAGAGGGATGTTCTACCGCTGGACATCCTGCcaaagtgacttttttttttttttgttctttgttttttaatttttattaaagctTTTGTGTAGTACCAGCCATGAACATGGGGACCTTGGAAGCATATGGCACAAGAACAACATGCTCAGCATAAACAGATTAGGTAAGTATAGTGCAGTTCATCAGCAGGAAGATTAAACGAACGTACGACATGTCCGTAAGAGTGACTGCGTTCGTGATTGGAGGAGGGTAAAATGCTGGGATGAGATTAGATTTCTTATTGTTGCCATAAGCCAACCTCCTTCCAGTTCATATCCAACAGGGCAGAAGCTGCCTTTTCTGTACTTATAAGATATAAAAATTGCCTGCAGGCACCTGTCCATGTTAAAGCAATACGGTTTTCAAACTTTTTACTTGTAAGGCAAGCAAATGTAACCAGTTTctgtgcaacaaaataaatgccAGTGGGTTGGATACCGAACAAACAAGCAGTTGGGGAAAGAGAAATACACAGTTCTCAGTTCTTGTTCCCACCTTGACTTTGCTATTAAAGCAACTTTGTGTCCAGTAGTGGATAGTCACATGAGTTGCGCAGGTAGCAGATATCAAGGCTTCAGGCTGGGCAAGACAACAAATGACAATATGGTGTTCTGACTAAAGCACCATTCACACAGGAGTGTATTCAGGATGGACGCCACTCTCCCACTCTTTCAAAGCTGCATACGCCGGAGGCCGCATGACTGCCTTGGCAGTCGTGGGAGAGTATAGATTGAGAGACGCTGCTGCATGTATTGTTCCTATTGTGCTTCTATAATCATTCAAGATCATCTGTCCTGCTGAAAGTAACAAAtatacaccggtcagccactacgttaaaaccactgaaaggagaagtaaataacattctgctgggaaacttttggacctggcgtctgtgtggatgtcacttaaatgtgtagcatccacctagagaTGAGATGcgcaaacctgatccacagagccccctcccctcaacccataggacccaaaggccccccactaacaacatcctgtttccagacaccacaggacaccatcagaaggccaCAACAGTGTTGGAGGCACacgggagacctacacagtgttaggatcataatgttttgcctgatcagtgtatatagtTTAGATGAGACATAGGATGAGACATAGGAATCTATGTCATTTTCTCTACACTTTTGGTGCCAAGTGGGAATCGAGCAGGAGCGTGAATGCGCTCCCTGCACTCAGCTGCTGTCTTGTCAACATCCAGTGTTGCTGTCTGCGCCTGTAGCTGGATCAGACCACAGGTCAAATCTGCCCAGTGTTTCCTCTCTGGGAGAATACCTGGCAGCTTCTCTTCCGTTCTTATTCATTAATCCAggacctttatttatttaatgtgttctgttttatgtctgtaaagtgtctttgagttttgaaaagcgctatataaataaaatgtattactattattacatatttattttaagttgtttgAATTTAATGACTCAAGACTGAAACTTCTCTCCCTGAAACCCACAGAGACGaaatgacgttttttttttttttttttttctaaatgttgccTCATATTTCCGATCATTTCGAAGCCATAAAAAAACCTGGAACAGTTTAACTGCGAAGCAGCACGTAAAATAAGATATCACAAGCTGTtctttttatgattttaatgtttagtttgtggatgttaaaatggaaatactGGCTCCAGTGTTTATTCagtgagaaacacacacacaaaaaaggcaaacatgAAAGTCTCCTCCTGCGCAGTTTCGCGGCTCCATTTGTGGAGTGACCCTCCGAAAGTAACGGGCCTCTGATCGGATGTGACAGTACTTTGATCTCACTGTCGAGCTGGCAGGCCCTGTTTATGCTCTCCTTTTTGGAGGGCCGCTCGGTTTTCCAACACTGCAGCGACCGGGTTCCAGACTGCCACGCTGTAGTTTTTGCTTTGTACTCGGAGGAGCGCGGATCTGTTAACTAGCTCTGACCCAGATTCCACCGCAGCTTTGGCTCGGCTCTTGTAGTTCTCTGGCTCTTAGCGCCGCAGTCACACTAGGGTTATTTCATTGGTCAGTAATGACTGCTTTTAGAGTATGAGGTTTCATCAGGGTAATgccactttttattttgcagtggaACGTCCAACGTTAATGAGCAGCATAGGACTGCTTGCATCACACCTTTCTTTAGTGCTCCCATCTTCATGTGAGTAGCACGTTAAAGACGGGTCGATAATTTACAGTTAAAGATGGTTAGCATGCATAGATgcactttttttcagtttttgctgACTAGGTTCAATCAAACTGTGACAGAGGGAACAGCTAagactgtgaaaaacattttccagttcGGTCCTTCATGGGTGCACTATAAATCTCGCAGTGTTGATGCCCTCAGCGTTATTTTGGCTCCCATCTGAAGAgcacaaatgtataaaaaaaaaattacaggaaTAGATAATGAGGTTTGAAGTTACTGTTACCCTAAAGTGAGGCATCAGTTGTATGACggaagaaaaaaagtacaaaacgTTGGTTAATGTTGCAACACACCACTCGGATTTTATTGTGGGCAGTGattcaagtttttgttttcaacaaCAGTGATAATAATTATCATAAAATCCTCTTATTTTCTTATGTTTTCTGCATAAGGCCCCGTCCAAACAACTTGATCTTTGCCCGAGCAGAATCAGCTCCCAACGGAGTGACCCCAGACCAACTTAACCCAAAAAAGTTTCAGCTGAGAAACGTTTAAGTTACCAATTAGGAAATGTGTCTTCTCTAAACGACTATGTCAAATTTAACCGCCCTTGTTAAAAATTGCAGCTCTCCATCTCAGTGGAAGTGAAAATCTAAATCAGTGCAGTACCAAGTAGCTCTTTCATATCCGATGATGCTTTTGCATTAAGGTCCTAAATTATCATCCATGAAACCAATGCCTGTTCTGGTGTCACTGTGACCCTGACctgaatgaaatgtttgatGCGCTGTATGAGTTATGGAGCACAGTGGTGATTCAGCTCATATAAAGACCATTATTATCCTAGTACATAATTATCTGTGGCAAGATGCGCTAAAAACCCCAagggttttttttaattttttattggcAGTTTACAATAAACAATCACTGCATTTATGCAACAAAGATCTCCACGACTGCACTGTATTTGAAATACGGCACGCAAgataaaaaatgtcacactcGAAGGATTAGAGGGGCGATAGGGGATGACTCagaggaacagcagcagctgagaagCTTTACTGGACACTTTTCACATTGCAAACACATTGTGGGTGGGACTTGAGTACTTGTTATTGTGGAACACTTTTAAATGAGTGCTgccatttaaagaaatgtgctCAGTGGTAGAGAGTTTGTACCatacgggaaaaaaaaaaaaaagatttatttatttataaagattCATAATTATCATTTTTGGCTTGTGAACGAATGTGTGTCATTGagactgtaaatgttttgagcTCCAATACGTACCATATACAATAGATGCGGTATATATTTACAAGgacatttaccatttaccaggATCCCTCTAGCTCTGGATGATGTCCTTG
Coding sequences within:
- the scp2b gene encoding sterol carrier protein 2b — encoded protein: MGRNKEVLLANSLRSTRYISGSAKHLTSGLINYRHRKKMPEIQTRRIQAIDTSASGGLEGFKAHAVFQEINKKLQEDGEQFVKKIGGVFAFKVKDGPNGQEATWFVDVKNGKGSVHNDTAKKADCTISMSDTDLLALMTGKMNPQTAFFQGKLKITGNMGLAMKLQSLQLQPGKAKL